The following proteins are co-located in the Flectobacillus major DSM 103 genome:
- a CDS encoding lanthionine synthetase C family protein translates to MINKFKEIYDFLNTNWNNSLEISLFSGDLSTILFNLHSFESFNEPVSIDSVINKLEYKLENIVIEDVEPTYGTGIAGFGILIEYIEQKGWVEIDTNEVLGEIDEYLYEKMMSNMKIGNYDFLHGAVGIGNYFLYRLKKKGNIKNYIESLILALDFQADKKDKNFLKWNYFQNDSNVLHKKVFNLGLAHGIPSILVFLIKAHKANILPQKTLSMIQETVNYIQKTKRTEVSITDGSFYPQILSDNYQDYSTTRLAWCYGDLGVCCALWQAAEVLNDTLLKKDIINVLLSASQRRSIEQTKIADAGICHGAAGAAHIFQRFYDWTGELAFKETAEYWYNITLNMATFEDGFAGYKVHIPTKSGGDKPLTSFLEGISGIGLVLLYRISGLDPSWEELLFIR, encoded by the coding sequence ATGATAAACAAGTTTAAAGAAATATATGATTTTTTAAATACCAATTGGAATAACAGCCTGGAGATTTCACTTTTTAGCGGAGACCTTTCTACCATATTATTTAACTTACATAGCTTTGAATCTTTTAACGAACCTGTCTCTATTGATAGTGTAATTAATAAATTAGAATATAAATTAGAAAATATTGTAATAGAAGATGTCGAACCTACTTATGGTACAGGAATAGCTGGGTTTGGGATCCTGATTGAATATATTGAGCAAAAGGGTTGGGTAGAAATAGATACAAACGAAGTATTGGGAGAGATAGATGAATATCTCTATGAAAAGATGATGAGTAACATGAAAATAGGAAATTATGATTTCCTTCATGGTGCAGTCGGAATAGGAAATTATTTTCTTTATAGACTAAAAAAAAAAGGAAACATAAAGAACTATATAGAAAGCCTGATTTTGGCACTGGACTTTCAGGCAGATAAAAAAGATAAAAACTTCTTAAAATGGAATTATTTTCAGAATGATAGTAATGTACTACATAAAAAAGTTTTTAACCTAGGTTTAGCACACGGAATTCCAAGTATTCTTGTTTTTTTGATTAAAGCACACAAGGCAAATATCTTACCTCAAAAAACTTTAAGCATGATTCAAGAAACAGTTAATTATATTCAAAAAACTAAAAGAACGGAAGTTTCAATAACAGATGGTTCTTTCTACCCTCAAATACTAAGTGATAATTATCAAGACTACTCCACTACACGGTTAGCATGGTGCTATGGCGATTTAGGCGTTTGCTGTGCTTTGTGGCAAGCCGCCGAAGTATTAAATGATACTCTACTAAAAAAAGATATTATAAATGTATTACTTTCTGCCAGTCAAAGGAGAAGTATTGAACAAACGAAAATTGCTGATGCGGGTATTTGTCATGGTGCTGCCGGTGCTGCCCATATCTTTCAACGGTTTTACGATTGGACAGGAGAGCTAGCTTTCAAAGAAACAGCAGAGTATTGGTATAATATTACCCTAAATATGGCAACTTTTGAAGATGGATTTGCAGGTTATAAGGTACACATACCTACTAAAAGTGGAGGCGATAAACCTCTAACAAGCTTTTTAGAAGGGATTTCGGGTATTGGTCTTGTTTTATTATATCGAATCTCGGGCTTAGACCCCTCTTGGGAAGAATTGTTATTCATTCGTTAA
- a CDS encoding class I lanthipeptide: MKKKIASKLTLGKRSVATLSEETMASLEGGYTRLSVDWTCFSANCGDGGGGGGGGGFTTCTGSGSPSCR, from the coding sequence ATGAAAAAGAAAATTGCAAGCAAATTAACATTAGGTAAACGCTCGGTAGCGACCTTATCTGAAGAAACAATGGCAAGTTTGGAAGGAGGATACACACGATTATCTGTCGACTGGACTTGTTTTAGTGCGAACTGTGGTGATGGCGGCGGCGGCGGCGGCGGTGGTGGTTTTACTACATGCACTGGTTCAGGAAGTCCTAGTTGTAGATAA
- a CDS encoding HlyD family secretion protein: MTREKDIEIRSEEIIDFMSYTPTWLIKWGISVIFLIIIIFFVLASIIKYPETLTGQATITTLNPTVTIINKVSGRLEKISMKDEASVRIGDIIAAVESPANNSDVLTLKKSLNAIEFKSNELHCNLSQFQDSLNLGDFQNEYSQLVMDLKQYQELTLNPFYTEKIKSIESQLKNQSDLLSINYDVLKMAEKDIDNALKKNSIFKKLFEEKVIPPLEFQEKQDELSRKQQDFIILKKNIIQTNVAITDLKRQKIELINEFRTKTKLLEQSIFQKKSNLANAIMNWQKNYSIKAYSNGRLKFLQNLTDNQFVKAGEPLFLIVPEQSTYVGLITISSLNAGKLKIGQKVLISLDSYAANDFGKITGIVSKIFSATNQNSYTVQISLKNGLKSSLNKDIPFKPQMNGVANIITDNTSLTERLLKKIHLLYNDTAGI; the protein is encoded by the coding sequence ATGACACGAGAAAAAGATATCGAGATTCGTTCTGAAGAGATAATTGATTTTATGTCTTATACCCCTACATGGCTTATAAAATGGGGAATTAGTGTAATTTTCCTTATTATCATCATCTTTTTCGTATTGGCATCCATTATAAAATATCCCGAAACATTAACGGGCCAAGCAACCATCACAACCCTAAATCCTACTGTTACTATCATAAATAAGGTATCTGGACGTTTAGAAAAAATATCAATGAAGGATGAGGCTTCGGTTCGTATCGGCGACATTATTGCAGCAGTCGAAAGCCCTGCCAATAATTCAGATGTACTTACTCTAAAAAAATCATTAAACGCTATTGAGTTTAAATCGAATGAACTTCATTGTAATTTATCACAATTCCAAGATTCTTTAAATTTAGGCGATTTCCAAAACGAATACTCCCAACTCGTAATGGATTTAAAACAATATCAAGAACTAACCCTAAATCCATTTTACACTGAAAAAATCAAAAGTATAGAAAGTCAACTTAAAAATCAATCCGACTTATTGAGCATCAATTACGATGTTTTAAAAATGGCTGAAAAGGATATTGATAATGCCCTAAAAAAAAATAGCATTTTCAAAAAACTATTTGAAGAGAAAGTGATTCCCCCTTTAGAATTTCAAGAGAAACAAGATGAGTTAAGTAGAAAACAACAAGATTTTATTATCCTAAAAAAGAATATTATCCAGACTAACGTTGCTATTACAGACTTGAAACGCCAAAAAATAGAGCTAATCAACGAGTTTAGAACCAAAACAAAATTATTAGAACAAAGTATTTTCCAAAAAAAGAGCAATTTAGCAAATGCCATTATGAATTGGCAAAAAAATTATTCTATCAAAGCATACTCAAATGGACGTCTTAAATTTTTGCAGAATTTGACCGATAACCAATTTGTTAAAGCAGGAGAGCCTTTATTTTTGATCGTTCCAGAACAATCAACTTATGTAGGATTAATCACCATTTCATCTCTTAACGCTGGGAAATTAAAAATTGGACAAAAAGTATTGATTTCTCTTGATAGTTATGCTGCTAACGACTTTGGAAAGATAACAGGTATTGTTTCAAAAATTTTTTCTGCTACCAATCAGAATTCTTACACTGTTCAAATAAGTTTAAAGAATGGGTTAAAGAGTTCTTTGAATAAAGATATCCCCTTTAAACCCCAAATGAATGGCGTTGCCAATATTATTACTGATAATACTAGCTTAACCGAGAGATTACTAAAAAAAATCCATCTACTCTATAACGATACCGCTGGAATTTAA
- a CDS encoding peptidase domain-containing ABC transporter, with the protein MAKFPSYLQHDEMDCGPTCLKIISKYYGKTIPLAQLRVLSETTRIGSTLLGLAGGAEEIGFRTLGVKISYKQLSEEIPLPCIIHWHKKHYVVVYKITPNKVFVSDPSFGLIEYSPREFIKHWMGSYLSDEIEEGIALALEPSPEFYTNEFKETKTRNLVFLVKYLSPYKKLMLQLFLGLLAGSILQLIFPFLTQSIVDIGIQSQDIHFIYLILVAQLFLFLGTTSIELIRSWILLHVSSRVNLSMLSDFFIKLMKLPIAYFDAKHTGDIMQKINDHHRIESLLTSSSLNILFSFFNVGILGIVLATYSFNIFAFFAIFSIIYIIWTLLFFKKREELDYKRFSQMSQDQNKVIELITGMQDIKLSNAERQKRWSWEYIQARKFRLTLQSTTLSQFQSTGAILIGQLQNILISIITAKMVIDGKLTIGMMLSVSYIVGQLNAPIQQFTSFLQIFQDARISLDRINEIYDMKAEDSTDEFTTSPEEINFNQDIVFNNVSYRYPGALNDAIEELSFVIPANKTTAIVGSSGSGKTTMMKMLLKFYPVNEGSLSLGNISLNDIPQHIWRDSCGVVMQEGFIFNDTIANNIAVGENIIDKKKLLYAVHIANIQDFIEQLPARYNTKIGTEGVGLSTGQKQRILIARSVYKNPKLIFFDEATSALDANNEKIIIENLNEFLKNRTSVIIAHRLSTVKNADNIIVLDAGKVVETGNHDILVQKQGYYYNLVKNQLELDSKSTS; encoded by the coding sequence TTGGCAAAATTCCCTTCATACCTTCAACACGATGAGATGGACTGTGGTCCTACTTGTTTGAAAATTATTTCAAAATACTATGGAAAAACAATTCCTCTTGCACAACTACGTGTTTTGAGTGAAACGACAAGAATAGGTAGTACATTACTGGGTTTGGCTGGTGGAGCTGAGGAAATAGGGTTTAGAACACTTGGAGTAAAAATTAGCTACAAACAACTTTCAGAGGAGATTCCGTTGCCATGTATTATCCACTGGCATAAAAAACATTATGTTGTTGTTTATAAAATAACGCCAAATAAGGTTTTTGTATCTGACCCATCTTTTGGACTAATTGAATACTCCCCAAGAGAATTTATCAAGCATTGGATGGGGAGTTATCTGTCAGACGAAATTGAAGAAGGTATTGCATTAGCCTTAGAACCCTCACCAGAATTTTATACCAATGAGTTTAAAGAAACAAAAACACGGAATTTAGTTTTTTTAGTAAAATACCTCAGTCCTTATAAAAAACTCATGCTTCAACTGTTTTTGGGGCTTTTGGCAGGTAGTATTTTACAACTAATTTTCCCCTTTCTTACCCAAAGTATTGTCGATATTGGAATCCAGAGCCAAGATATTCATTTTATATATCTAATCTTGGTTGCACAACTTTTCTTATTTTTAGGAACAACATCTATTGAACTCATCCGAAGCTGGATTCTACTACATGTAAGTTCTAGGGTAAATTTATCAATGCTTTCAGATTTTTTCATTAAACTGATGAAACTCCCAATTGCTTATTTCGATGCAAAGCATACAGGAGATATTATGCAAAAAATCAATGACCACCATCGTATTGAAAGTTTATTGACGAGTTCAAGTCTAAATATCCTGTTTTCTTTTTTTAATGTCGGTATTTTAGGAATTGTTTTGGCAACCTACAGCTTTAACATTTTTGCCTTTTTTGCTATTTTCAGTATTATATATATTATCTGGACTTTACTATTTTTCAAAAAAAGGGAAGAACTCGACTACAAACGCTTTTCCCAGATGAGTCAAGACCAAAATAAGGTGATTGAGCTAATAACTGGGATGCAAGATATTAAACTTAGTAATGCCGAGCGACAAAAAAGATGGAGTTGGGAGTATATCCAAGCTCGTAAGTTTAGGTTGACACTTCAAAGTACCACACTTTCGCAATTCCAAAGTACAGGTGCTATTCTCATTGGACAATTACAAAATATTTTAATCTCAATTATTACCGCTAAAATGGTTATTGATGGAAAGCTCACTATAGGTATGATGCTTTCTGTCTCTTATATTGTTGGGCAGCTCAATGCTCCTATTCAACAATTCACATCATTTTTGCAAATATTCCAAGATGCCAGAATAAGCCTAGATAGGATTAATGAAATTTATGACATGAAAGCAGAAGATAGCACAGATGAATTTACAACCTCTCCAGAAGAGATTAACTTCAATCAAGATATTGTTTTTAATAATGTAAGTTATCGTTACCCAGGAGCCTTAAATGATGCTATTGAAGAATTATCGTTCGTTATACCTGCCAACAAAACAACTGCAATTGTTGGAAGTAGTGGCAGCGGAAAAACTACTATGATGAAGATGTTACTCAAGTTTTATCCCGTCAACGAAGGTAGCCTATCTTTAGGAAATATAAGCCTTAATGACATTCCTCAACATATATGGAGAGACTCGTGTGGGGTTGTAATGCAAGAAGGGTTCATTTTTAATGATACCATTGCAAATAATATTGCTGTTGGAGAAAATATCATTGATAAGAAAAAATTATTATACGCAGTTCATATTGCTAATATTCAAGACTTTATAGAGCAACTACCGGCAAGATATAATACCAAAATCGGAACAGAGGGTGTTGGATTAAGTACTGGACAAAAACAAAGAATTTTAATTGCAAGATCTGTTTATAAAAACCCTAAATTAATTTTCTTTGACGAAGCCACCTCTGCCTTAGATGCCAATAATGAAAAAATTATTATTGAAAATTTGAATGAATTTTTAAAAAATAGAACATCGGTTATCATTGCACATAGACTTAGCACCGTCAAAAATGCCGACAATATCATCGTTTTAGATGCTGGTAAGGTAGTTGAAACAGGGAATCATGACATTTTAGTACAAAAACAAGGATATTATTATAATTTGGTAAAAAATCAATTAGAATTAGATTCAAAATCAACTTCATAA
- a CDS encoding lantibiotic dehydratase: protein MNYSFFNQFIVRTPLYSIEKLQAVLSQNSLETSMNALFHFFQEPINQEALFLASPALHDRLLDYYKGKVTEPSKIYALAYSLMKYFQRMTTRCTPFGLFAGIGVGNIAAKTDIKITTTIAQNRHTRLDMNYLCALATAIVQIDVIQEELKFYINNSIYLIGEEVRYVEYHYHNTRRIHQISSVDFSEYLQKIFDVAKSGATKQQLSNAIIDDDISQEEADSFVNEIITSQLLVSQLEPSVCGEEFIFQLINTLKELPPHKSFSINEQVMTIGSLVQLLVSIQEKLDELDKSEYNDVQLYLDLAENLKHLGIDIELGKLFQTDFVRKADKCTLDKPILADIISTARFLNKISIKHGETKLEKFAKAFYERYEDAEIPLLYALDVETGIGYIQPNDNQSNNTITWSKIDEILLDKILQSKVSNAFEITLTDEDFKDFKENWDDQQDTIGFMVELLKDSNGQIKTVMSNGGGSSAGNILGRFCHASQDIDTLVRNIITKEDELKPSGTILAEIVHLPESRTGNILMRPTIRNYEIPYLAQASVSDEFQISPDDLYISVRGSSVFLRSKKLNKIVIPRLTNAHNFGYNSLPMYNFLCDLQTQHSRGGVSFNWGALENNYRFLPRVNYKQAIISPAKWILRKNTFEHLLKIEDNEQLMKEVHNWKSEWNMPNIIQLVDFDNELLVDLLNILSIKTFLNTIKKRDFIQLTEFLFHKDNCLTTDNDNNHYVNQFVFAFYRNEKLPKNESIYKLPQITNNILVKRSFTTGDDWLYFKIYCGVKTADQILKYGLTDALKQLQENGLIEKWFFIRYADPKNHLRVRFDVTNTSKISEIIKILNNNLSYFLENKLIWKTQTDTYNRELERYGASSIEFSESLFQLSSVQILQLLEILNGEDEVRDNEIRWFFGLKTIDMLLDSFKLDLYAKKDLLESLSEGFGREFNMNIELKKQIGDRFRKERNTMANCLKNEDRLADDFKTAFNILHQSKIQCDSISQSVLKLHAKNHLGQSLKQLLGSYIHMIMNRLFISNQRHNEMIQYHLLWHFYRSEIAQIKKLD, encoded by the coding sequence TTGAATTACTCATTTTTCAATCAATTTATTGTTAGAACACCTCTTTATTCTATCGAAAAGTTGCAGGCTGTCCTCTCTCAAAATAGTTTAGAGACATCTATGAATGCCCTTTTCCATTTCTTTCAAGAACCAATCAACCAAGAGGCTCTTTTTCTTGCTTCTCCCGCTTTGCATGATCGTTTATTAGATTATTATAAAGGAAAAGTTACTGAACCATCCAAAATATACGCACTCGCCTATTCTTTAATGAAATATTTCCAACGAATGACTACCCGATGTACTCCTTTTGGGTTATTTGCTGGCATTGGTGTTGGGAATATAGCAGCAAAAACAGATATAAAAATTACTACTACGATTGCACAAAACCGCCATACAAGACTTGACATGAATTATTTGTGTGCTTTGGCTACCGCTATTGTACAGATTGATGTTATTCAGGAAGAACTCAAGTTTTATATAAATAATAGTATTTATTTAATAGGTGAAGAAGTTAGATATGTAGAATATCATTATCATAACACACGCCGAATTCATCAAATTTCTTCGGTAGATTTTTCAGAATATTTACAGAAAATATTTGACGTAGCTAAATCTGGAGCTACTAAACAGCAATTATCTAATGCTATTATTGATGATGACATTTCTCAAGAAGAAGCAGATTCTTTTGTTAACGAAATTATTACGAGTCAGTTATTAGTCAGTCAGCTAGAACCCTCTGTATGTGGAGAAGAATTTATTTTCCAACTTATCAACACCTTGAAGGAATTGCCTCCTCATAAATCTTTTAGCATTAATGAACAAGTGATGACAATTGGCTCGTTAGTACAATTGCTCGTTTCTATTCAAGAAAAACTTGATGAATTGGATAAGTCTGAGTACAATGACGTTCAGTTATACTTAGATCTTGCCGAGAACTTAAAACATTTAGGAATTGACATAGAATTAGGCAAATTGTTTCAAACTGATTTTGTACGAAAGGCTGATAAGTGTACATTGGATAAACCCATATTGGCAGATATAATATCAACGGCTCGTTTTCTTAACAAAATAAGTATTAAACATGGAGAGACTAAGCTAGAAAAATTTGCAAAAGCATTTTATGAAAGATATGAAGATGCCGAAATCCCGCTTTTGTATGCACTTGATGTAGAAACAGGTATTGGATATATACAACCAAATGACAATCAGAGCAATAACACCATTACTTGGAGTAAGATAGACGAAATTTTGTTAGATAAAATACTTCAGTCAAAAGTGTCTAATGCGTTTGAAATTACCTTGACAGATGAAGACTTTAAAGATTTTAAGGAAAATTGGGACGACCAACAAGACACCATCGGGTTTATGGTTGAGCTATTGAAAGATAGTAATGGTCAAATTAAAACTGTCATGTCTAATGGCGGTGGGTCAAGTGCAGGGAATATCTTAGGAAGGTTTTGTCACGCAAGTCAAGACATTGACACATTAGTCAGAAATATTATTACTAAAGAAGATGAATTAAAACCGTCAGGTACTATTTTGGCAGAAATCGTTCATTTGCCAGAGTCCAGAACAGGGAATATCTTAATGCGTCCAACAATTAGAAATTATGAAATTCCTTACTTAGCACAGGCTTCTGTTTCAGATGAATTTCAGATAAGCCCTGATGATTTATATATTTCGGTCAGAGGGTCTAGCGTATTTTTAAGGTCTAAAAAGTTAAACAAAATAGTTATTCCTAGACTTACAAATGCTCATAATTTTGGATATAATTCATTGCCAATGTACAACTTTCTTTGTGATTTGCAAACTCAACATAGTAGAGGAGGTGTAAGTTTTAACTGGGGAGCTTTAGAGAATAACTATCGATTTTTACCAAGAGTAAATTATAAGCAAGCTATTATTTCTCCTGCCAAGTGGATACTTCGCAAAAATACGTTTGAACATTTGCTTAAAATTGAGGATAATGAACAGTTGATGAAAGAAGTACATAACTGGAAGAGCGAATGGAACATGCCCAATATTATTCAATTAGTCGATTTTGATAATGAATTATTAGTTGATTTACTAAACATTTTGAGTATAAAAACATTCCTAAATACTATAAAAAAGCGTGATTTTATTCAACTTACAGAGTTTCTCTTCCATAAAGATAATTGCCTAACAACCGACAACGACAATAACCATTACGTCAATCAGTTTGTCTTTGCGTTTTATCGAAATGAAAAGTTGCCTAAAAATGAATCCATTTATAAGTTACCCCAGATTACCAATAATATCCTAGTAAAACGTTCTTTTACCACTGGCGATGATTGGCTATATTTTAAAATTTATTGTGGTGTCAAAACTGCCGATCAAATTTTAAAATATGGTTTAACAGATGCCTTAAAACAATTACAAGAAAACGGATTAATAGAGAAATGGTTCTTTATTCGTTATGCAGACCCCAAAAATCATCTACGTGTTCGTTTTGATGTGACAAATACATCCAAAATTTCTGAGATTATAAAAATTTTAAACAATAATCTTTCCTATTTTTTAGAAAATAAACTTATTTGGAAAACTCAAACAGACACATACAATCGTGAGTTGGAACGGTATGGGGCATCTTCTATTGAATTTTCAGAAAGTCTGTTTCAATTAAGTAGTGTACAAATATTGCAGCTTCTGGAAATACTCAACGGTGAAGATGAAGTCAGAGATAATGAAATTCGTTGGTTTTTTGGGCTAAAAACAATTGATATGCTCTTAGATAGTTTTAAATTAGATCTTTATGCTAAAAAAGATTTGTTAGAAAGTCTGTCAGAAGGTTTTGGGAGAGAATTCAACATGAATATCGAACTAAAAAAACAAATTGGAGACAGGTTTAGAAAAGAACGAAATACGATGGCTAATTGCTTGAAAAATGAAGATAGGTTGGCCGATGACTTCAAAACTGCCTTCAATATTTTACATCAATCTAAAATTCAATGCGATTCTATTAGTCAATCAGTTTTAAAATTACATGCAAAAAATCATCTTGGACAATCATTAAAACAACTGTTGGGGAGCTACATTCATATGATAATGAATCGTCTTTTCATTTCTAACCAACGGCATAATGAAATGATTCAATACCATTTGCTTTGGCATTTTTATCGATCTGAAATTGCCCAGATAAAAAAACTTGATTAA
- a CDS encoding tetratricopeptide repeat-containing sensor histidine kinase, which produces MKIFAFLIFLFLVGSCKKINDDKVETESYSRLIFIESSLKEAKLSKVKSQLDSMEKCCYENFSPTEKAYFHYLYSNYFSQKHDERAEQEITKSQLWANTVKNQEIKVKILIAQSYLYIYKDKLDEAYKCILKAKAIEDATNTGHLANIYSIMGMINFEMQNFNNALSYYFKCILYSKKDNYSTLSVSHYYLALCYINQKKYPQALSNAQKALYFAQKSGVAERIHISYIAIAGVFTEMKKADSALYYFQLDGRYLATQKMLNNLEKARLYSNIGETYISLNKIDKAISYLKRSEAICRKNKIDDIEWDDIRYGYSLGLEKSYLRKKLYKLAYFYNKNAVDFLYKRQTKEHDLKVRELEGKYNVEKKQNAINKLQTQLTFKNKIVEQQYIILGVVILLGISGVLLLSLLVKRRKLKSEKEHLELEQRLLLSQMNPHFMFNALSAIQKEILLGNTKIANRYLTKYADLTRLILENSRQKSINIEDELSILEHYLSLQKIRYTDKFDYTIEYPPELKKSLVSIPPMLIQPFIENSLEHGFSSIKYKGFLKVSFQKQGAQLICTIDDNGRGEQSTKQTTKFSHSTEIVKERLKLLSKETGVPSSLNITKRESPNLGFYVAITIPLHDS; this is translated from the coding sequence ATGAAAATATTTGCCTTTTTAATTTTTTTGTTTTTAGTAGGTTCTTGTAAAAAAATAAATGACGACAAAGTAGAAACAGAATCTTATTCGAGACTTATTTTTATCGAATCTTCGCTTAAAGAGGCAAAACTCAGTAAGGTTAAATCTCAATTAGATTCTATGGAAAAATGTTGTTATGAAAATTTTTCACCGACAGAAAAAGCATATTTCCATTATCTGTATTCAAATTATTTTAGTCAAAAACACGACGAAAGAGCAGAACAAGAAATAACAAAAAGTCAGTTGTGGGCTAATACTGTAAAAAACCAAGAAATAAAAGTCAAGATTTTGATAGCCCAAAGCTATTTGTACATTTATAAGGACAAATTGGATGAAGCATACAAATGTATTTTGAAAGCAAAAGCCATAGAAGATGCTACAAACACAGGGCATCTTGCTAATATTTATTCGATAATGGGAATGATAAATTTTGAGATGCAAAACTTCAATAATGCACTTAGTTATTATTTCAAATGTATTTTGTACTCAAAAAAAGATAATTATAGTACATTGAGTGTATCGCATTATTATTTAGCACTTTGTTACATTAACCAAAAAAAATATCCTCAAGCCCTTAGTAATGCTCAAAAAGCACTTTATTTTGCCCAAAAAAGCGGTGTAGCAGAAAGAATTCATATTTCATACATTGCTATTGCAGGAGTATTCACAGAGATGAAAAAAGCAGATAGTGCTTTATACTATTTTCAACTTGATGGTCGGTATTTAGCAACCCAAAAAATGCTCAATAACCTTGAGAAAGCTAGATTATATAGCAATATTGGCGAAACATATATAAGTCTTAATAAAATAGATAAAGCAATTTCTTATTTAAAGCGTAGTGAAGCTATTTGTCGAAAAAATAAAATTGATGATATAGAATGGGATGATATTCGATATGGGTATTCTCTTGGTTTGGAAAAGAGCTATCTAAGAAAAAAATTATACAAGCTAGCTTATTTCTATAATAAAAATGCTGTTGATTTTCTTTATAAGAGACAAACGAAAGAACATGATTTAAAGGTAAGAGAGTTGGAAGGGAAGTATAATGTAGAAAAAAAACAGAATGCAATAAATAAATTACAAACACAGCTAACATTCAAAAATAAAATTGTAGAACAGCAATACATTATTTTAGGGGTTGTGATATTGTTGGGAATAAGTGGGGTATTATTATTGTCTCTGTTGGTAAAAAGAAGAAAATTAAAATCAGAAAAAGAACATCTTGAATTAGAACAACGATTATTGCTTTCACAAATGAATCCTCACTTTATGTTTAATGCCTTGAGTGCAATACAAAAGGAGATTCTTTTGGGAAATACTAAAATAGCTAATCGTTATCTGACAAAATACGCTGATTTAACAAGATTAATTTTAGAAAATTCGAGGCAAAAGTCTATTAATATTGAAGATGAATTGTCCATTTTAGAACATTATCTATCCCTTCAAAAAATTAGGTATACAGATAAATTCGATTATACAATCGAGTACCCTCCAGAGTTGAAGAAATCATTGGTATCTATTCCTCCTATGCTAATTCAACCCTTTATTGAAAACTCCCTTGAACATGGTTTTTCAAGTATTAAATATAAAGGCTTTTTAAAAGTAAGTTTTCAAAAGCAAGGGGCTCAACTTATTTGTACGATTGATGATAATGGACGAGGTGAGCAATCAACCAAACAAACTACAAAGTTTTCTCATTCTACCGAAATTGTTAAAGAAAGATTAAAATTATTATCAAAAGAAACAGGTGTGCCTTCCTCTTTGAATATTACTAAAAGAGAAAGTCCCAATTTAGGCTTTTATGTCGCTATAACCATTCCTTTACATGACTCATAA